One stretch of Akkermansia sp. RCC_12PD DNA includes these proteins:
- a CDS encoding DUF6714 family protein codes for MPRKIYKLCVSYDEAGARLRQKVAENVKGASDFVWQASFRDLESAELPPGEGAVWVYPVFMQSGRTVTETLPELLRSLYAERGLSPALEFQPVWGAERTWNLGVWKSLQNELEQDASLLVVAHGVTGRELPPEPSDFLEHSKVWLPKGTEMALAYFGVSPSVEEVLPSLKGKKVLVLPFLIGEGKHMREDMPSPELAARFGKELKILPPFGTFYLQAEHAYRSAEPERDAGKKSDWPDMTNLEDVRAWYLQQFEETQKELERIPGYGAMREGAAPVIEQITKAFAGVELGNGIGLLQADYRDMGGFGEVFRGLADSDERHDWTKLTDAMLNHCYTALCFTDPEGYRFLVPAFMCCDLRCRMWSCMEVTCPEDFAEWGLEDTALLSADQRRAMEAYVDFCHSHREEDGENRKLPWQWN; via the coding sequence ATGCCGAGAAAGATTTACAAATTATGCGTTTCCTATGATGAGGCGGGGGCCCGGCTGCGGCAGAAGGTAGCGGAAAACGTGAAGGGAGCGAGCGATTTTGTCTGGCAGGCATCCTTCCGCGACCTGGAATCTGCGGAGCTTCCTCCCGGTGAGGGCGCAGTCTGGGTTTATCCCGTTTTCATGCAGAGCGGCAGGACGGTGACGGAAACCCTGCCGGAATTGCTGCGTTCCCTGTATGCGGAGCGCGGCTTGTCCCCGGCTCTGGAATTCCAGCCCGTATGGGGAGCGGAGCGTACATGGAACCTTGGCGTGTGGAAATCCCTGCAGAATGAATTGGAGCAGGACGCTTCCCTGCTGGTGGTGGCCCACGGCGTGACGGGAAGGGAACTGCCCCCGGAACCGTCCGATTTTCTGGAACATTCAAAAGTATGGCTGCCGAAGGGAACGGAGATGGCGCTGGCGTACTTCGGCGTCTCTCCTTCCGTGGAAGAGGTTCTTCCTTCTCTGAAGGGAAAGAAGGTGCTTGTTCTTCCATTCCTGATCGGGGAAGGCAAGCACATGAGGGAGGACATGCCTTCTCCGGAGCTGGCGGCCAGGTTCGGCAAGGAGTTGAAGATATTGCCGCCCTTCGGCACGTTTTATTTGCAGGCGGAGCACGCGTATCGGTCGGCGGAGCCGGAAAGAGATGCGGGAAAAAAATCCGACTGGCCGGACATGACGAATCTTGAGGATGTCCGGGCATGGTATTTGCAACAATTTGAAGAGACTCAGAAAGAACTGGAACGGATACCGGGATACGGGGCAATGCGCGAAGGAGCGGCCCCCGTCATTGAGCAGATCACCAAGGCGTTTGCCGGGGTGGAACTGGGGAACGGAATAGGACTGCTCCAGGCGGATTACAGGGATATGGGGGGATTCGGGGAGGTTTTTCGCGGACTGGCGGACAGTGATGAACGGCACGACTGGACAAAGCTGACGGACGCGATGCTGAATCATTGTTATACGGCCCTGTGCTTTACGGATCCGGAGGGTTACCGTTTTCTGGTCCCCGCATTCATGTGCTGTGATCTGCGATGCAGGATGTGGAGCTGCATGGAGGTGACGTGTCCCGAGGATTTCGCGGAATGGGGTTTGGAGGATACGGCCCTGCTCAGTGCAGACCAGCGCCGGGCCATGGAAGCCTACGTGGATTTTTGCCATTCCCACAGAGAGGAAGACGGAGAAAACAGGAAACTGCCCTGGCAATGGAATTGA